From Paenarthrobacter sp. A20:
GCGACCACATGTCGGCCACCACGGCGTCGTGGCGTGCCGCTACGGTACGGAGGTTCTCGTTGTAGATAGCCACCTTGCCGCGAATGCGTCCCAGGACGGAGGCGGCCGTGTCCGGGCCGTTGAACAACACCACAGCGGCGCCGCCGGAGCTCAGCTCGCCCACCGCGACGTCGAGTTTTTCAGCCAGCAGATCGGGGTCGCCGCCAGGCCGGATGAGATCGTTGCCGCCGGCCGAGATGGACACCAGGTCCGGCTGCAACTCCAGGCAGGGACCAACCTGTTCGTCCAGAATCTGCTGCAGGAGCCGGCCCCTGATGGCGAGGTTGGCATACGCGAAATCCCCGTGCCCCCGGCCAAGCTCCTCAGCGACGCGATCGGCCCAGCCGCGGTAGCCGCCGGGGTTCGCGGGTTCGGGATCGCCGATCCCTTCAGTGAACGAATCACCCAGGGCCACGTAACGGCTCCAAGGGTGTTTTTGAACAGGTTCGCCCGGCTTCAACAAAGGATTGTTCTCACTCACGCTCATATCCTGCCTCGTCACTGACAACCTACGCCACCGTAGGTTGTTACTTCCGGGTAACTGTAAGAATGGAACCATGACTGAAGCCCCCGCATTCCCCGCGCCCGTTGTCCTGTGGTCCCACGACGAAGCCGAGCGTGCCGGCAAGCCACTCCTGGTCCTGCTGCACGGCTACGGTTCCAACGAGGAGGACCTCTTCAGCCTGGCCGGGCTGTTGCCTGACGGCTTCGTGGTGGCGGCACTCCGGGCGCCGATGCCCATGGGGCCGGGCTTCACGTGGTTCCCCCTCACAGCGTCCATCGACTACTCGCTGGACGCCGTGAAGCTTGCCGCGGAATACGCGCTGGGGTGGCTGGACACGGTCAAAGCCAACCACTCATCGGTGACCTTGCTTGGCTTCTCCATGGGCATGGCGATGGCTACCACCATGGTCCGCTACCGTCCCGCGGACTTTGCTGCCGTCGTCGGACTTTCAGGTTTTGTGATCGACGCCGGCGCTGACGCCGCCTTCCGGGACCACGAACTGGATGGCTCGATGCCCATGTTCTGGGGCCGGGACCAGCAGGATCCGGTCATTACCCAGGACAAGATCGAATACACCATGGGCTGGGTGCGAAAGCACGTAGACCTCACCAAGGTGCTCTACACCGGGATGTGGCACGGCATCAACCAGCAGGAGATCGGGCACGTGGGTGAATTCCTGACCCACAAAGTCCTCACCGATTGAGTTTTTGTACAGATAACGCCCCCAAGAGCCGTTCTTGAGGGCGTTATCTGTACAAAATCCCGGTGCGTCAGGCGGCGGTGATCCGCACAGTCTGGCCGTTGACGGTCACGGTATCGCCCACGTGGAGTTGGCGGCCACGGCGGTCATCGATCTCGTCGTTGACTTTGACCAAGCCGTTCTTGATGAGCTCCGTGGCTTCGACACCGTCTTCCACGAGGTTGGCAAGCTTCAGCAGTTGGCCAAGGCGGATCATGTCGTCGCGGATGGGGATCTCTTCGATTTCCGGATTGCTCATACAGTAATGATGCCTGAAGTAGTGTGGGGACGGTGCCGCAGCCTTCTCCCCGTCCTGTCCTTCCGCTCGCCCTTGGCCTCCCCATTGCAGTCGCAACAGGCTTGGTCATCCCGCTCCAAGGAAGGATCAACGGGGCACTTGGCGCCAGGCTCGAGGACGGCATTGCCGCCGCCGTGGTGAGCTTCACCACAGGACTCCTGCTCATCAGTGCAATTTCCTTTGCAACACCCAAAGGCAGGGCCGGCCTCCAGCGCATTATCCCCGCCGTCCGGAACCGCAGCTTTCCACGCTTCTACGTCATGGCCGGTGCCATCGGTGCATTGTTCGTGTTTGCCCAGTCGTTCACCGTCGCCCTGCTGGGGGTAGCGCTCTTCACTGTTGCCGCGGTGACGGGGCAGACATTGAGCGGATTGCTGGTGGACCGGATGGGCATCGGACCGGGAGGGAAACGTGCCATCACGGGAGTGCGGGTCCTGGGCAGCGTCCTGACCGTTGCCGCCGTCGCCTGGGCAGTTTCGCCCCGGTTCGGCGGCGACGCCGATATCGCCTCCCTCGTGTTGCCCGTCCTGCTGCCACTTGCTGCCGGATTCTTCATGAGCTTCCAACAAGCCATGAATGGAACGGCCACCGTTCACTACGGGACGCCGATTGCAGCCACGCTGGTCAACTTCATTGCCGGGTCAGCCATCCTCTGGATCGCATGGCTCATTAAGCTTGCCGTCGCCGGCCCGGGCAATCCGCTTCCCTCGGAGTGGTGGTACTACCTCGGCGGGCCCATGGGCTGCCTCTTCATCGGGCTGGCGGCCCTCCTGGTCCGCAGCCTCGGCGTGCTGATCACCGGCTTGGGCATGATTGCCGGTCAGCTGGTGGGATCGTTGCTGCTCGACGTCGTGATCCCCAGTCCCGGCGCCGTGGTCGCCTTGCCCACGGTGCTGGGTACGGTACTGACGCTCGCCGCCATCATCGTGGCCACCTTGCCGTGGCCCAAAGGCGCTTTCGCACGAAGAGGCCATGCCAAAGGCCGGTAGGCTAGGAGACGCAGTGCCCCCAAGTGCTTTTTCCAGTAGGGTCAAGTACTTTGCAGTAAATTTCCCCCAGCACCCCGCCGGACAACCTCGTCCGGAAACCGGGGCTAACCACCGCGGACCGCACCCAGCGGCCCTGTAGAACAAATGGAGTACCCATGGCAGCAAAATCCGTCCTTGACCAGGTCATTTCCCTCTCCAAGCGGAGGGGCTTTGTCTTCCAGGCCGGTGAAATCTATGGTGGCTCCCGTTCCGCATGGGACTACGGTCCCCTCGGCGCGGAGCTGAAGGAAAACATCAAGCGGCAGTGGTGGCAGAGCATGGTCCGGGGCCGCGAGGACGTTGTAGGCCTGGATTCCTCCGTCATCCTTCCCCGCCAGGTATGGGAAGCGTCCGGCCACGTGGAGGTCTTCTCCGATCCTTTGGTGGAGTGCCTGTCCTGCCACAAGCGCTACCGTGCAGACCACCTCGAGGAAGAGTACGAGGAAAAGAAGGGCCGTCCCGCTGAGAACGGCCTCAAGGACATCGCCTGTGCCAACTGCGGCACCCGTGGCGAATGGACCGAGCCGCAGGAATTCTCCGGCCTTCTGAAGACGTTCCTCGGCCCGGTGGCCAGCGACGAAGGCATGCACTACCTCCGCCCGGAAACCGCCCAGGGCATCTTCGTGAACTTCAACAACGTGCTCACCACCTCCCGGAAGAAGCCGCCGTTCGGCATCGGCCAGATCGGCAAGTCCTTCCGTAACGAGATCACCCCGGGCAACTTCATCTTCCGTACCCGCGAGTTCGAGCAGATGGAGATGGAATTCTTCGTCGAGCCCGGCACCGATGAAGAGTGGCACCAGTACTGGATGAAAGAGCGCATGTCCTGGTACACGGGCCTGGGCATCCGTGAAGACAACCTCCGTTTCTTCGAGCACCCGCTGGAGAAGCTCAGCCACTACTCCAAGGGCACTACGGACATCGAATACCGTTTCGGTTTCCAAGGCTCCGAGTGGGGCGAGCTCGAAGGCATCGCCAACCGGACGGACTTCGACCTCTCCACCCACGCCAAGGCCTCGGGCACCGACCTGAGCTACTTCAACCAGGCAACCAACGAGCGCTACACCCCGTTCGTGATCGAGCCCGCCGCTGGCCTGACCCGCTCCTTCATGGCCTTCCTGATCGACGCGTACACCGAGGATGAGGCACCCAACGCCAAGGGCGGCGTCGACGTCCGTACGGTGCTGAAGCTGGATCCGCGCCTTGCCCCGGTCAAGGCAGCCGTCCTGCCCCTGAGCCGCAACGAGGACTTGTCCCCCAAGGCCAAGGCGTTGGGCGCCCAGTTGCGCAAGAACTGGAACATCGACTTCGACGACGCCGGAGCCATCGGCCGCCGCTACCGTCGCCAGGACGAGATCGGTACCCCGTTCTGCATCACCGTGGACTTCGACACGCTCGAAGACCAGGCAGTCACCATCCGTGAGCGCGACACCATGAGCCAGGAACGCGTGTCCTTGGACAAGGTTGAAGGCTACCTGGCAGCACGCTTGATCGGCGCCTGATCGTGGCTTTGGAGTACCGCGAATGGAAGGAAGGCGACGACCTCGCCCTCCTGGAGATCTGGGGTAGCCCGGAGACCCTTCCCGCCGAGCAGTTCCGTGCCGCCCTGGCGCCGTCGGGCAACCAGCCATGGCGCCGGTGCATCGTGGCCGAGGACGTCGTGGACGGCGTACGGATTCCCGTTGCGGCAGGCGTGGTCCATGAGGCATCGCTGCACCCCGAACGCCTCTGGGTTTACATCGAGGTTGCCAAGGACCATCGCCGGGAAGGCGTCGGCGCCACGCTGCTGACCATGCTTCGCCGCGAAGCCGGGAACTCGCCGTCGGGCGTTTCCAAGCTGCGCAGCAAGGTGGAACCGGGAACTGCTGGTGCGGCATTTGCTGCGGCTGCGGGACTGGCACCGATCCAGCGTTCGCAGCTGGTGGTTGTGGAGCCTGAGCCTCTGTCATTGCCGAGGTTCGGCGACGGTTCCGAGGAAGCTGCGTCGGAGCGTGTGGAGGACCTGGCGACTGGTTCCGTTGAGCTCAGTGATGTGGTGGGTAAGTACTACTCGCACGTCCACCACTGGGATAGCCCGGGGGAGCTGGGCGTTGCAACGGTTCAGCGCTTGTTCCTGCATGACCTGACAGGTGCCCATGGCGCAATAGTCCTGCGCGCGCCCAAGGCCAGTGCCTTCGGCGAAGGCGTTCCCGCGAGCCGCAAGGGAAAGATCCAGGCGTTTGCCATCAGCTACGCCCAGGGCAACACCGACGAACCGTCGGACGTCTTCCTCGGCCATGATCCTCAACTGTCCACTGACGATGCGTCGGCTGCGGTGAGGGATCTGCTGGCGCTCATTGCCTACCAGCACCCGGTGTTGTTGGAAGTTGACGAATCGATGACGGCCCTGCGGAATGTCCTCACTCCGTTGCTGGAATCAGGCAAGGCCCACGTGCGCGGTGCGGATACGTTGATCGTGAGCGACTGACCACTGTTTCCGCATGTCAGGATCCCACGCCGTCCGTCACCATGGGGCAGCGTGGGATCCTGCGTTTAAGCTTCGCCGTGGGACACCCATCTTCGCTGGAGCCAACACAGCGGGCGGGTGACATCCGAATCCGCGCGTCCAAAGCCGGTCTTTGTGGCGACAAGGAAGGTGAACGTCCTGGGTCGTGGGGTGTCCGGGGCCCGCGTAGGGTTGAGGCATGAGGTTTTGCTGCTGATGGGCCACGGTCACTCCCACGGTCATTCTGAAAGTTCCGAGCCAACGCCGCAGGCTCTTGCCTCGCGGAAGAGGGCCAACTGGATATTGGCGGCCATACTTGTTCCGCTGGGCGTCCTGACCCTGGTGGCCATGATGGTCATGTGGCCCTCGGGCAGCCGGGAAGGGATCACTTTCTCAAGCCCGTACCAAGCTGCCCCGGGCGTCACGTTCGATACCGGCCGGATCCAGAGCGTGGTGGTGGAAAGCTGCACGCAAACCGGCCAGACGGATACGGGCCAAACAGGCACCGGCCAAACGGACACCGGCCAAAACAACCAGTCCGGCGGCTCGCAGTGCACGTTCGCCTTTACGGAGCCGGACAAGGGCGGGGATGTAGTCAAGGTGGTCATCAACCCTGACGTTGCCATGTCCCACGGCGTGGACGTGGGGGACTCCATCCGGTACTTGAACCTCTCCGCGGTCCAGGGTGCCAACGCGGGCAGCGGCGCTCCTGCCTATGTCTTTGTCGATTTTGTCCGCAGCATTCCCATCGCGCTGCTGGCCGTCCTGTACGCGGCGGTGGTTATCGCGGTTGCCCGTTGGCGCGGCTTCCGGGCGCTCCTTGGGCTGGTGGGTGCGTACTTCGTCCTGGTCAGCTTCATCCTGCCCGGATTGGTGGAGGGCAAACCCCCGCTGCTGCTGGCGTTGGTGGGGTCCACGGTGATCATGATCGGGGTCCTGTATTTTGCGCACGGATTCTCGGCGCGAACGTCCACGGCCCTCTTGGGGACCATATTTGGGCTCAGCATCACAGCGCTGTTGGCGGCCTGGGCTACGGATGCCGCCAACCTGGCCGGCGTCGGAAACCACGATGCCTCAACGCTGGTGAACATGTCGAGCCAGATCTCCATCTCCGGGATCATTCTCTGCGGCCTGATCATTTCCGGCCTGGGCGTGCTTAATGACGTCACCATTACCCAGTCCTCGGCAGTGTGGGAACTCTATGAACTGGCGCCCAACACCAGCGCCCGCAAACTGTTCACCTCGGCCATGCGGATCGGCCGGGACCACATCGCCTCCACGGTGTACACCATCGCTTTTGCCTACGCGGGCGCAGCCCTTCCGATACTCATCATCGTGATGCTCTACGACCGTCCCTTGGCTGAAGCGCTCACCAGCGCCGAACTCTCCGAAGAAGTCATCCGAACGCTCGTGGGTTCCATCGGGCTGGTTCTTGCGATCCCGGTCACGACGCTGATCGCCGTCCTCGTCGTCAAGGCGACCGGCATGAAGCGCCCAGCTCCTGCGGATGGGCCGTCGGTTGGTCCCGACGACGTCGAGGACACCGGCGCGCTGGCGGCAGCGGCCGCCGTCGCGCGGTCCGACGCGCACGACGCCGGAACCCGCCTCGACGCTCCCGCCAAACCTGCACGGCCGGGCAGCCGCCGCGCCCAGCGGGAAGCGGAGCGGCGCAGCCCGGAATAGCCCACTGATGACATTTGTCACCCAGAAGGTGTGACACCGTCCAGGGGTGCGACGGGCAGGACGCGGGTTGACTTGGTTGCAGAACAACAGCAACCAGGGAGAGCCATGAAAGCAGCAGGTGTACCGGCCGTTCAGGCCGCCGGACTTCACAAGAGCTTTGGAAAGGTCCACGCAGTTCGCGGGCTGGACCTGACGGTGCAGCAGGGGGAGGTGGTGGCCTTCCTTGGGCCCAATGGCGCCGGCAAGACCACCACCATCGACATGATCCTTGGGCTGAGCACCCCGGACCGGGGCAGTGTCTCGGTCTTCGGGCACACGCCACGGGCTGCGATTGCCAGGGGCCAGGTGGCTGCAGTGATGCAGACCGGTGGCTTGCTGCGGGATATCAGCGTCCGGGAGACGGTGCAGCTCACTGCAGCGATGTTCGACTCCTCGCGCCCGGTTGACGAAGTCCTGACCCGCGCAGGCATCCTGGACATCGCGGACCGGAGGGTGGAGAAGTGTTCCGGCGGGCAACAGCAGCGCCTGCGCTTTGCCATGGCGTTGGTCTCCGACCCCGGGCTGCTCATCCTCGATGAACCGACCACCGGTATGGACGTAGCGGGGCGCCGTGATTTTTGGACTGCCATCAGGGCCGACGCGTCGCGGGGGCGAACCGTCATCTTCGCCACCCACTATCTTGAGGAGGCTGATGCCTACGCCGATCGCATCGTCCTGGTCCGCCAAGGGGCTGTTGTTGCCGACGGCACGGCAGCACAGGTGAAGAACCTCGCGTCCGGACGGACGGTCCGGGCAGCGCTGCCGCCGGGGGACCGGGAGCTGCTGGCCGGGCTGCCGCCGGCCGCCACAGTGGAGTACGACGCCGGGCGCGTCACCGTCCGAACCTCCGACTCGGACACAGTGGTCCGCTACCTGCTCAACAACACCGGTGCCCACGACCTTGAAGTGGTCGCCCACAACCTGGAGGAGGCCTTCGTGGCGCTCACCGCGGACGAACCAGGGACGGGCGCTATCCACCACGCATTGGAAGGAGACCGGGCATGAGCCAGGCACCAGCCATCCAGGACCGGAAGCCATCCGCAGGCGGCATCAACCGCACCTTCCTGTGGATAGAAATCAAGCGGATGCTCCGAAACCGCAGGACCGTCATCTTTACCGTCCTGATGCCGGCCATCTTCTTCTTCATCTTTGGGCTGTCCAACAAGGACCAACTGCTTCCCAACGGCCATAGCTACGGGCAGTACATCCTGATCAGCCTCACCGTCTACGCGGCCATGACGGCAGCCACAGGTGCGGGCAGCCAGGTGGCTGTTGAACGGGCGCAGGGCTGGAGCAGGCAACTGCGGCTCACCCCGCTCCTGCCGGGGGCCTACATTGCCGTCAAGGCAGCGGCGGCGCTGACCTTGTCCCTGGTAGCCGTCATTGCCCAATTCGTCATTGGTGCCATCGCCGGGGTGACCATGGACCCGCAGATCTGGCTGACCGCAGGCCTGGTTGCCTGGTTGGGTTCACTAGTCTTCGCCGCCCTGGGCCTGTTCGTCGGGTACCTCATGCCAAGCCAGAACGTCATGCAGATCCTTGGCCCGGCGCTCGCCATCCTGGCCATGTTGGGAGGATTGTTCATGCCGATCGAGATCATGGGAGACACCTTCGGCGAGATTGCGAAGTTCACACCGGCCTACGGGATCGGACAATTGGCGCGCAGCCCCATCACCGGCGATTTTGATGCCCTCTGGATCGTTAACGTGCTGGTATGGCTGGCCATCTTCGTTGGCGGGGCGGCCATGGCCTTCCGCCGTGACACAAAACGTGTCTGAGCCCGTCCCGCGGTGACTATTGTGGGATCCATGAGCAGCCCTGGCCTTGGCGACACGTTCCGTGGGCCCGGGCCCCGCAAATGGTTCGTAGGAGCCGGATTCTCCATCATCCTCTGGGCCTGGCCCACGTGGAACCTGGTGTGGTCGGTGGACGAACCCCCGCTATGGAAGGTGGCTGCTTCCGCATCGCTGGTGGCTTTCTTCGCCGCCTACGCCGTCCTGCCGATGTTCAGCCGGAGCCGCGGAACCAGGACGGGACTCGCCTGTACGGGGATCCTGTTGGCTTTGAACGGCCTTGTCATTCTCCTGGTCGGCAAGGAGGCATTGTGGACCTGGCCGTTCCTCGCATGCGCCATCGCCATGACCGTGCTGCCGCCACGTGTGGACTTTGTCCTCATCCTTGCCATGGCCGCTGTGTCCTTGGCGACGGAACTGGTAACCGGTACCCCCGAGCAGGCGTTCTTCCAGCCCGCCCTCATCCTGTCGCTCGGCCTCATGATGTCCTCCTTTGCACGGCTGATCCGGCAGACGGTCCAGCTCCGCGAGGCGCAAACCGAACTGGCCGACGCCGCAGTGGCTGCCGAGCGCAGCCGCGTCGCCCGGGACATGCACGACATTCTGGGGCACTCCTTGACGGTGATCGCTGTCAAAGCGGAGCTGGCCGGGCGGTTGATGGAAGGATCACCCGCGGATCCGGCCACGGACAGGGCCGCCGCGGAAATCAGCGATGTGCAGGACCTGGCCCGCGGCGCGCTCGCAGATGTCAGGGCCACTGTTGCCGGTTACCGGGGAGTGAACGTCCTTGCCGAGCTCGCAGCGGCCCGGTCAGCTCTCGAGTCGGCGGGGATCAATGCTGAATTGCCCGGCTCGGTGGAGCAGGTGCCGGCCAGGCACCGGGAACTGTTCGGCTGGGTGCTCAGGGAAGGCATCACGAACGTGGTTCGGCACTCAGGCGCCGGCCGCTGCCGGGTCCTGTTGACGGCGTCGAGCGTCATGGTGGAGGACGACGGCGTCGGGCCAGGTGCCGCGGGATCCTTCGGTAGCGGCCTGGCCGGGATCCGCGAAAGGGCAGCGGCTGCCGGTGGCAGCGTTAATGTGGGCTTGAGTGACCTGGGAGGGTTCAGATTGGTTGTTGAGGTATGACTATCCGTTTGGTGATTGCCGACGACCAAGCGTTGGTCCGCGGGGCTTTGGCCGCTTTGCTGGGGCTTGAGCCGGACATCGAGGTGGTGGCTGAGCTGGGTGACGGAACAGGAGTGGCGGACGCCGTCGTCGAATACGCTGCGGATGTGGCCATGCTCGACGTCGAGATGCCCGGGTTGGA
This genomic window contains:
- a CDS encoding ABC transporter permease — encoded protein: MSQAPAIQDRKPSAGGINRTFLWIEIKRMLRNRRTVIFTVLMPAIFFFIFGLSNKDQLLPNGHSYGQYILISLTVYAAMTAATGAGSQVAVERAQGWSRQLRLTPLLPGAYIAVKAAAALTLSLVAVIAQFVIGAIAGVTMDPQIWLTAGLVAWLGSLVFAALGLFVGYLMPSQNVMQILGPALAILAMLGGLFMPIEIMGDTFGEIAKFTPAYGIGQLARSPITGDFDALWIVNVLVWLAIFVGGAAMAFRRDTKRV
- a CDS encoding GNAT family N-acetyltransferase, which gives rise to MALEYREWKEGDDLALLEIWGSPETLPAEQFRAALAPSGNQPWRRCIVAEDVVDGVRIPVAAGVVHEASLHPERLWVYIEVAKDHRREGVGATLLTMLRREAGNSPSGVSKLRSKVEPGTAGAAFAAAAGLAPIQRSQLVVVEPEPLSLPRFGDGSEEAASERVEDLATGSVELSDVVGKYYSHVHHWDSPGELGVATVQRLFLHDLTGAHGAIVLRAPKASAFGEGVPASRKGKIQAFAISYAQGNTDEPSDVFLGHDPQLSTDDASAAVRDLLALIAYQHPVLLEVDESMTALRNVLTPLLESGKAHVRGADTLIVSD
- a CDS encoding glycine--tRNA ligase, whose product is MAAKSVLDQVISLSKRRGFVFQAGEIYGGSRSAWDYGPLGAELKENIKRQWWQSMVRGREDVVGLDSSVILPRQVWEASGHVEVFSDPLVECLSCHKRYRADHLEEEYEEKKGRPAENGLKDIACANCGTRGEWTEPQEFSGLLKTFLGPVASDEGMHYLRPETAQGIFVNFNNVLTTSRKKPPFGIGQIGKSFRNEITPGNFIFRTREFEQMEMEFFVEPGTDEEWHQYWMKERMSWYTGLGIREDNLRFFEHPLEKLSHYSKGTTDIEYRFGFQGSEWGELEGIANRTDFDLSTHAKASGTDLSYFNQATNERYTPFVIEPAAGLTRSFMAFLIDAYTEDEAPNAKGGVDVRTVLKLDPRLAPVKAAVLPLSRNEDLSPKAKALGAQLRKNWNIDFDDAGAIGRRYRRQDEIGTPFCITVDFDTLEDQAVTIRERDTMSQERVSLDKVEGYLAARLIGA
- a CDS encoding DMT family transporter; protein product: MGTVPQPSPRPVLPLALGLPIAVATGLVIPLQGRINGALGARLEDGIAAAVVSFTTGLLLISAISFATPKGRAGLQRIIPAVRNRSFPRFYVMAGAIGALFVFAQSFTVALLGVALFTVAAVTGQTLSGLLVDRMGIGPGGKRAITGVRVLGSVLTVAAVAWAVSPRFGGDADIASLVLPVLLPLAAGFFMSFQQAMNGTATVHYGTPIAATLVNFIAGSAILWIAWLIKLAVAGPGNPLPSEWWYYLGGPMGCLFIGLAALLVRSLGVLITGLGMIAGQLVGSLLLDVVIPSPGAVVALPTVLGTVLTLAAIIVATLPWPKGAFARRGHAKGR
- a CDS encoding sensor histidine kinase is translated as MSSPGLGDTFRGPGPRKWFVGAGFSIILWAWPTWNLVWSVDEPPLWKVAASASLVAFFAAYAVLPMFSRSRGTRTGLACTGILLALNGLVILLVGKEALWTWPFLACAIAMTVLPPRVDFVLILAMAAVSLATELVTGTPEQAFFQPALILSLGLMMSSFARLIRQTVQLREAQTELADAAVAAERSRVARDMHDILGHSLTVIAVKAELAGRLMEGSPADPATDRAAAEISDVQDLARGALADVRATVAGYRGVNVLAELAAARSALESAGINAELPGSVEQVPARHRELFGWVLREGITNVVRHSGAGRCRVLLTASSVMVEDDGVGPGAAGSFGSGLAGIRERAAAAGGSVNVGLSDLGGFRLVVEV
- a CDS encoding alpha/beta hydrolase; the protein is MTEAPAFPAPVVLWSHDEAERAGKPLLVLLHGYGSNEEDLFSLAGLLPDGFVVAALRAPMPMGPGFTWFPLTASIDYSLDAVKLAAEYALGWLDTVKANHSSVTLLGFSMGMAMATTMVRYRPADFAAVVGLSGFVIDAGADAAFRDHELDGSMPMFWGRDQQDPVITQDKIEYTMGWVRKHVDLTKVLYTGMWHGINQQEIGHVGEFLTHKVLTD
- a CDS encoding YibE/F family protein; amino-acid sequence: MGHGHSHGHSESSEPTPQALASRKRANWILAAILVPLGVLTLVAMMVMWPSGSREGITFSSPYQAAPGVTFDTGRIQSVVVESCTQTGQTDTGQTGTGQTDTGQNNQSGGSQCTFAFTEPDKGGDVVKVVINPDVAMSHGVDVGDSIRYLNLSAVQGANAGSGAPAYVFVDFVRSIPIALLAVLYAAVVIAVARWRGFRALLGLVGAYFVLVSFILPGLVEGKPPLLLALVGSTVIMIGVLYFAHGFSARTSTALLGTIFGLSITALLAAWATDAANLAGVGNHDASTLVNMSSQISISGIILCGLIISGLGVLNDVTITQSSAVWELYELAPNTSARKLFTSAMRIGRDHIASTVYTIAFAYAGAALPILIIVMLYDRPLAEALTSAELSEEVIRTLVGSIGLVLAIPVTTLIAVLVVKATGMKRPAPADGPSVGPDDVEDTGALAAAAAVARSDAHDAGTRLDAPAKPARPGSRRAQREAERRSPE
- a CDS encoding RNA-binding S4 domain-containing protein, producing the protein MSNPEIEEIPIRDDMIRLGQLLKLANLVEDGVEATELIKNGLVKVNDEIDDRRGRQLHVGDTVTVNGQTVRITAA
- a CDS encoding SGNH/GDSL hydrolase family protein; the encoded protein is MSVSENNPLLKPGEPVQKHPWSRYVALGDSFTEGIGDPEPANPGGYRGWADRVAEELGRGHGDFAYANLAIRGRLLQQILDEQVGPCLELQPDLVSISAGGNDLIRPGGDPDLLAEKLDVAVGELSSGGAAVVLFNGPDTAASVLGRIRGKVAIYNENLRTVAARHDAVVADMWSLRQLADPQMWDVDRLHFSPLGHHTIATMVLEALNVEHTLEPLMPKPLPPRTWREARSSDLVWAREYFVPWVIRRLRHQSSGDGISPKRPTPGPVFGSSGTLLPRR
- a CDS encoding ABC transporter ATP-binding protein, encoding MKAAGVPAVQAAGLHKSFGKVHAVRGLDLTVQQGEVVAFLGPNGAGKTTTIDMILGLSTPDRGSVSVFGHTPRAAIARGQVAAVMQTGGLLRDISVRETVQLTAAMFDSSRPVDEVLTRAGILDIADRRVEKCSGGQQQRLRFAMALVSDPGLLILDEPTTGMDVAGRRDFWTAIRADASRGRTVIFATHYLEEADAYADRIVLVRQGAVVADGTAAQVKNLASGRTVRAALPPGDRELLAGLPPAATVEYDAGRVTVRTSDSDTVVRYLLNNTGAHDLEVVAHNLEEAFVALTADEPGTGAIHHALEGDRA